A window from Triplophysa dalaica isolate WHDGS20190420 chromosome 3, ASM1584641v1, whole genome shotgun sequence encodes these proteins:
- the angptl4 gene encoding angiopoietin-related protein 4, with protein MKVSLANLLCITVLASSGTSFPLERRGAAGKEKKVQYAAWDDVNVLAHGLLQLGQGLKEHVDKTKGQMRDITVRMKVFNTTVSELGKLTQRLLEDSEALKAKAQNLEERENLVLNVSVELQEKTEELIRDRKRDHERMNKLEEKVNGMMQGEGLEASNGNNSDVRNIQWMLEAQNKRIDELVERIKQQQEKLDKQNIRIRTLQNQIQIKNEQAFLKRKEDDGLNTSSEQRDSPVAAASDCHELFLRGHTTSGFYTIQPSESQPFEVYCEMTPEGGWTVIQRRHDGSVDFDQLWQAYETGFGNLNGEFWLGLEKIHSMSKAGNYILKVQFSDWRDDIQSITYAFRLNGQENNYSLHVLERTAGNLESSLSSEGSGVPFSTRDKDNDQKNDLNCAKQLSGGWWFSNCGRSNLNGRYFVTPAPKQRHQRKQGVFWKTWRGRYYPLKTTTMMIAPAEIENKS; from the exons ATGAAGGTATCCCTGGCAAATCTGCTGTGCATCACAGTCTTGGCGAGTTCTGGAACAAGCTTTCCACTGGAGAGGAGGGGAGCTGCTGGCAAAGAGAAGAAAGTTCAGTATGCCGCTTGGGATGATGTAAATGTCCTTGCGCATGGCTTGCTGCAGCTAGGTCAGGGTCTGAAAGAGCACGTAGACAAGACCAAAGGCCAGATGAGGGACATCACAGTCAGGATGAAAGTCTTCAACACGACCGTATCTGAGCTCGGCAAGCTGACCCAGAGGCTGCTTGAAGACAGCGAAGCACTGAAAGCAAAAGCCCAGAACCTGGAAGAACGTGAGAATCTGGTCCTAAACGTGTCCGTGGAGCTGCAGGAGAAAACGGAAGAACTGATCAGAGACAGAAAGAGGGACCATGAGAGGATGAATAAGCTGGAAGAAAAAGTAAATGGCATGATGCAAGGAGAAGGTCTGGAGGCTAGCAACGGCAACAACAGTGATGTCCGGAACATTCAG TGGATGCTGGAAGCGCAAAATAAGCGCATCGATGAGCTGGTTGAGCGCATTAAGCAACAGCAAGAAAAACTGGACAAACAAAACATTCGCATTCGGACTCTTCAAAACCag attcaaataaaaaacgagCAAGCTTTTCTTAAACGTAAGGAGGATGACGGTCTCAACACGAGTTCTGAACAGCGAGATTCACCTGTTG cggCAGCCTCAGACTGTCATGAGTTGTTTCTGCGGGGTCATACTACAAGCGGATTTTACACCATCCAGCCATCTGAATCTCAGCCCTTTGAGGTCTACTGTGAAATGACACCCGAGGGTGGATGGACTGTCATCCAGAGACGGCATGATGGATCGGTAGACTTTGATCAACTGTGGCAGGCCTATGAGACTGGCTTTGGAAACCTGAATG GCGAGTTCTGGCTCGGTCTGGAGAAGATCCACTCTATGTCCAAAGCTGGCAACTACATCCTAAAAGTGCAGTTTTCTGACTGGAGAGATGATATTCAGAGCATCACGTACGCCTTCCGTCTGAACGGCCAAGAGAACAACTATTCTCTGCACGTTCTGGAGCGGACTGCTGGGAACCTGGAGAGCTCCCTGTCAAGCGAAGGGTCCGGTGTGCCCTTCTCCACCCGCGATAAAGACAATGACCAGAAGAATGACCTCAACTGTGCCAAGCAGCTGTCAG GTGGTTGGTGGTTTAGCAACTGTGGCCGCTCGAACTTGAACGGGAGGTATTTTGTAACCCCTGCACCGAAGCAAAGGCATCAGAGAAAACAAGGAGTGTTCTGGAAAACCTGGCGTGGTCGCTATTACCCGCTGAAAACTACCACCATGATGATCGCGCCCGCTGAGATCGAGAACAAGTCCTAG